TACATCCCCCCATCAGCTGATGCAGCGGTGGCCTGTGAAGTCATCAGCTCCACCGCGGCCAAACTACAGGCTGAACACCCGGATGCATTCATGGTTATTACAGGTGATTTTAATCATGCAGCTTTCACCAATATGacgactgccccaccagagacAATAAGACACTGGAGCTCCTGTATGCTAATGCCATGGATGCATATGACGccacagccccccccccccccccctcggcAGGTCAGACCACAACTTGGTCATGATGACTCCAAAGTATGTCCCTCTTGTGAAGAGGCAGCCGTGCACACCAGGACGGTGAGGAGGTGGACACAGGAGGCTGCTGAGGCACTGCAGGACTGCTTCGAGTCAACAGACTGGGATGTACTCTGTGAGCCGCATGGGGAGGACATCGATATGATGATTGACTGCATCACTCAGTACATCAAATTCTGTGAGGACACCACCATGCCAGCCCGGACCGTGCACTGCTACTCCAATAACAAGCCCTGGATCATCAGAGGACGTTTCTTGACTCCTTGcaatttgcctaccagccccaTTTAGGAGTTGACGACCCCCCCCACCATCCATTTGCATTTGGATGGTGGGGGaagcactgtgaggatcacattctttgatttctccagtgctttcaacaccattcaacctctgctactgggtgagaagctgcggGTGATGGGTGTTGACGACGCAAGGATCTCCTGGATTActgactacttgacaggcaggccacagtttgtccatCTGGGCAacgtcctgtctgatgtggtggtcagtgatgtaggagctccacagagaactgtgctttctcccttcctcttcaccttatacgccactgactttcagtacaactctgagtcatgtcacctgcagatgttttctgatgactcagctgttgtcgggtgtattagagagggagaggagggagagtacaggacactggtggacaactttgtagagTGGTCTGAGCAGAATCACCTGGGactgaatgtcaacaagaccaaagagatggtgattgaTTTCAGGAGAAAGAGGACGCGTTCACAGCCACTACGGAtcaggggggaggtggtggaggactacagatacctgggagtggtgatcgGTAATAGACTGGACTGGATTTCTAgaggctgtgtacaagaaggggatgagcagactctatttcctgaggaagctgagatccttcaacgtgtgcagcaagatgttggagatctcctaccagtctgttgttgccagtgCCATTTTCTTcgctgttgtgtgttggggcagcagcatcagagccagcgacaccaacagacttgataaaatcatcaagaaggctggttctgtactcggtctcaggctggagtcttttgagaccgtggtggagaggaggatgctgaacaaactgttatccatcatggacaatgaacagcaccctctccaccacacagtagacagacagcggagcaccttctcccacaggctgctaaaGCTCTGCTGTcaaagggacagatacaggaaatctttccttccacatgccatcacactgtataataacagctaaactctggtcataacatacagtcactacgcactttatatgttttactcactcaacttacattctactggcactctacctctactttattttgcactacattacactgtttactgtcaTATATAtgcttttttatattgccttgtatatatattttatatatgccactttttattttgctatttttaacattttgtttagcttgttgtgtgtattgctgctgctgcactgcaatttctcagcctgggatcaataaagtatatctatctatctatctatctacgCACAACTTCAGTTTTACAACCTGAAATGTCTACTCAGTACTCATCCTTgtcaaaaatctaaaaaatatacataagGCAACATGAATTGATATCTTTATAATGACAATGTATCAATGTGTCCCGATAGCGACAGACCtaaagtgaaaaaacacaatgaaacgGCAACTTTGTGGAGCAAGCCATTCCCAGCTTACTGTTCAGCTGTCCGGCCACAACTTCAAAAATGCTCCTAAAACTGACTGTACaacagctggtgaacataggGGACCATTTAGCAACTAAGGAGTCAGATACTTCCTTCAGGAGTCGGGGGAGCAACAGTGCCGAGAAATCAGCCAAGAAAGCAGCAGTGCTGACCCATTCTGGCCAGTAGctaataaatactaaaactaGCCCATGCTAAATCAAACAACTctctaaaacacaaaattaaactgCTGTGGGGTGGTTGGTGACATAGGCTGCCACCAAAAGCGCCATTTGAGTCTCGATCAGCCACTCACAAAATTCAACTGCAATAGCCAGGTATGAACCTGTAGAAGGCAGTCGCTATGCAtattaataacacaaaatgtaaaattcatgaaaacatgaacCTTACAACGAGCAACACATGTCCATAGCAAAACTTGAAATGAGCCATCACCGTTTGGTATAAAGGTATGGGTGGTAAGAGGGATGACGAACAGTTTTTACCTCAGATCCCAGACATTGAGACGTCGGTCCGTGCCACTGGAGGCCAGGATCGTCTCATTGTGAGGAGACCATTGTACCTAATGAATTATACACATGGTCACTAGCAAGTCATTGTAGCAAGAGAAGTATAGCAGCATAGGAAAAACAATCCCTTTGCTTAGTATGGTCTCCGCTTCAGCTTATATTAATACACTGGACAAATAATGACTCATACAGTGTTGTATGTAGCATTAAGAGATTCACAATTTGACTGATTGGTCagtaaataaagtgaaaaaatgaaacaaattataataattatctGTACAGTTCTTCAGGACTGGTACAGGAAAAGGTACAGAAGCCAAAGTTTTCATGCTTCACTGGTCATATGTGGGATACCCTCAATCACAGTCTAACTTTGATCATACTATTGATCTGGAAATTGATTGAAATTGATCTGGTAAGTAATCACATTTACAGTGTTACTGGCTTTAATGTTCACATgacagatttttattattactgttatcaGGAACCAAATTTGGGTGCTTGTGAGACTGTGGTTAGAGGAGAGATGTCTGtcataaacatacatacaaagcTGTGTTGGACTAACAAATAACACTTGAAAGTAATTCAAgttcttccatccatccattttctataccgcttatccatcaggggagctggagcctatcccagctgactacgggcgagaggcggggttcaccccgGACTGGTTGCTAGTcaatcacaggactgacacacaaagacagacaaccacacactctcacactcacacctaggggcaatgtagagtagtcaattaacctaatgtgcatgttgttgggattgtgggaggaagccggagtacctggagaaaacccacgcaggcacagggagaacatgcaatcTCCACATAGAAGGAGTTCTATGTTCTTACCTGGAAAATTTCATCTTTGTGGGACTCAAAGGAGTGGAGCTTCAGTTTGAGATTTCTTAGATCCCACAGTGCAACAgtctgagaggaaacaaaacaagttttgaattaaatatttactcCAAAATATTCAATTTTAGACCTCAtgtgtatttttgcatgttGTCTACCTTATCAGCAGAACCAGTAGCAAGAATGAACTCGCTGTAGGGGTTGAAACTCAGACAGTTGACCTCAGCAGTGTGAGCATCTACTGCGTGGCTGGCTTTGGATGTGTTGTTGGACCGGGTATCCCATCTGGCAGATAATTAACGAGGGTCAGAGGCAGCAGGGACGTATTTggttaaaaattttaaaaaaataataacgtTTGCACTTGACAACTCTGCCATTTCCACTCAGAAAACCACACAACAGACTGGCTTATCACTGGCTTACATCATGAGTTTCTGATCGTCAGCCACCGAACCAAACAAGGATTCGTGGAGCAAATGCCAGGAAACATCTTCTACCACTGCTGTGTGGCCAGTGAAGATGGTCTTGGCATCCACAATCTTCCCTTCCTTGGGGCCAGCCCCAATGTCCCATAGACAAATTGTCTGGAGAGAAATAAGAGGGGagcaaacagtttttaaaaggcTGTTTTTCCTTGCCTGCTCACTGGGAAATGCTGGGTATCTAGATGTTAAGAAGTATGGCCTAGACCTGTTCAAACTCAACATGCCTGAACTAAAACAGGTTTGAATAGTGTGAACACCAtgatttacattaaaaaatagaTTCTGAATGCCTTTAAGATTAATCACAATCTGTCAGATCGCCCACCCTTATTAGTATTTCTAGTCACTTACATGGTCATCGGAAGCACTGAGGAGGTTGCCACTGAGATTAGGATTCCAGGAAAGGCCATACCCTTCTTTCTGGTGGCCTTTCAGTCTCAAGTCAGGACTGCACTCCCCACTGGGATCTGaggcacacaaatacacactgctTTTACCTACAAGGTGTATGAGTCACTGGAGTATGAGCATTCTGATGCACATAATCATTAGCGTACAAGCAAAGCAGTGATCCAACCTGGCTTAGATGGGTGCTTATTGTAGTCGAAGACGAGCACATCAGAAGTGGGAGTCTTGGTGGCAATGATGCAGGGATTCTGGGGCATGTAGCGGGCTCGGTTAACCTCACCTTCGTGGTTGATCTTGATCTCAATCTCTATTTTTCCACTTACTGAACCAAATCCACCAAACTCTGACAAGAGAATACAATGAGCCTTTGATACAGCCAAGCAATTGTGGGTTAAACCTTACTTGTGACAGGTCAGTTGATCTGTTTTACTAGGGATGCATAATATAATGCTGGCTCTTCACATTGTTGCCTTTCAAAGGCTCATATATGTCTGTATTTATTCTGATATGTTTGCTAGATTGGCTGGTTGAGTTGGACTGTACCTGAAAATTGTTCAATGGCCAAACTAACATACTGATACTACCTCTGGCAACACACGAAAGGAGAAGTGAGCCTTCAGCACACctacacacagctgcacaccCATCAACATACCTGCTGGAAGACAGAAGGACAATTTCAGTACAATGATTGAAAGGAACATCAGTTATTGAGTCTACATAATATCTGAACTAATCAACGCTTAAATCAGTTCCAGACAGTAACCAGCCAGCATATCAAAACTACGGTAACTTGCAATGTTGATGTTGGCTGTGAGGCAGCTGCCGTGGACAATGTTTGCGATTCCACCAAGCATACTGTGGTGCATCGCAGTAAGTATCCCAAAAGCTGCACTCCCCTCTGCTCTGCCGAGAATACGCATCTAGGCTACGACTGATTTAAGTCTCATCAAGCTGCACAGAGCACATCAAGCCACACAGCAagtcagacacaaaaacagcatcaagAATCCGGtcaatttacaaaataaaacaccatgcGCAGACTCCCATTCATAAATTGCCCTTTGACCGTTTAACTATTTATCCAAAGTAGAAGCAAGCCAACAAAACTGGTCAGGTAAAATGTTAAACTCCTGAAATGCTCCCAGTGAGGTATGAAGCCACGTGGAGGACGGAACAAAATTGTGTCACAACTGGAGCAATCAAAGAggaattctgttgtttttaaaactgGGCCCTGTATTTccatattttggtgtgtaaatgattcatacttatCTAAAGTCTTTGAATTGGTCCAGTAGATCGCCTGAGCTGGCAGCCATGACAGGGCTGCAAAGTAATCCTTCCGGTAACTCTGACTGTCATTAGAGACCTTGTTTTTGCCATAC
The Scatophagus argus isolate fScaArg1 chromosome 1, fScaArg1.pri, whole genome shotgun sequence DNA segment above includes these coding regions:
- the LOC124057785 gene encoding histone-binding protein RBBP7 isoform X1, coding for MADKEVYDDAVEERVINEEYKIWKKNTPFLYDLVMTHALEWPSLTVQWLPDVSRPEGKDYTVHRLVLGTHTSDEQNHLVIASVQVPNDDAQFDASHYDSEKGAEFGGFGSVSGKIEIEIKINHEGEVNRARYMPQNPCIIATKTPTSDVLVFDYNKHPSKPDPSGECSPDLRLKGHQKEGYGLSWNPNLSGNLLSASDDHTICLWDIGAGPKEGKIVDAKTIFTGHTAVVEDVSWHLLHESLFGSVADDQKLMIWDTRSNNTSKASHAVDAHTAEVNCLSFNPYSEFILATGSADKTVALWDLRNLKLKLHSFESHKDEIFQVQWSPHNETILASSGTDRRLNVWDLSKIGEEQSAEDAEDGPPELLFIHGGHTAKISDFSWNPNEPWVICSVSEDNIMQVWQMAENIYNDEEADNTPASELEA
- the LOC124057785 gene encoding histone-binding protein RBBP7 isoform X2, whose protein sequence is MADKEVYDDAVEERVINEEYKIWKKNTPFLYDLVMTHALEWPSLTVQWLPDVSRPEGKDYTVHRLVLGTHTSDEQNHLVIASVQVPNDDAQFDASHYDSEKGEFGGFGSVSGKIEIEIKINHEGEVNRARYMPQNPCIIATKTPTSDVLVFDYNKHPSKPDPSGECSPDLRLKGHQKEGYGLSWNPNLSGNLLSASDDHTICLWDIGAGPKEGKIVDAKTIFTGHTAVVEDVSWHLLHESLFGSVADDQKLMIWDTRSNNTSKASHAVDAHTAEVNCLSFNPYSEFILATGSADKTVALWDLRNLKLKLHSFESHKDEIFQVQWSPHNETILASSGTDRRLNVWDLSKIGEEQSAEDAEDGPPELLFIHGGHTAKISDFSWNPNEPWVICSVSEDNIMQVWQMAENIYNDEEADNTPASELEA